A single window of Micromonas commoda chromosome 6, complete sequence DNA harbors:
- a CDS encoding predicted protein has translation MRRIFVPSVAALILAAAVLLALPVPSAAECARFCAQIPPEELETAELTRCDTCGEDLEYDGSPCVDPPCCAGWCEWVPLKVQPLVSRCEDCPIPDEEEESRSRGCLKPSWCGFIPRNVQELVGPCSTRC, from the coding sequence ATGCGGCGCATCTTCGttccctccgtcgccgcgctcatcctcgccgccgcggtcctcctcgcgctccccgtCCCTTCCGCGGCTGAGTGCGCGCGCTTCTGCGCGCAGATACCCCCTGAAGAACTCGAGACAGCCGAGCTGACCAGGTGCGACACCTGCGGGGAAGACTTGGAGTACGATGGGTCTCCTTGCGTTGATCCTCCCTGCTGCGCCGGCTGGTGCGAGTGGGTCCCTTTAAAGGTTCAACCACTGGTGTCTCGATGCGAGGACTGCCCAATTCCAGACGAAGAGGAAGAGAGCCGGTCCAGAGGTTGCCTCAAGCCAAGCTGGTGTGGCTTTATTCCGAGGAACGTGCAAGAATTGGTCGGTCCTTGCAGCACCCGCTGCTAA
- a CDS encoding predicted protein has protein sequence MPGEDIAIVARVSSGKPLDVSDLPEDLPRLEVAHEDAHFAVVVKPEGVNTVGDARGGWTAERMLPYFLAPTIGVEGALVRPRPVHRLDALTSGLLVVAKTRLAATSLSEAFASRRVTKRYRAVLCGTPAEPEVLVDDDDDDENDRAGAAALKLGVIDAPMEGKQCVSHWRVVRDAPDASMRHGRLTLVDMWPKTGRTHQLRRHAAGALGCPILGDARYNPKHSPEDDVDGLFLRAVEVTLPPSATPWRFGDGNAADDGDRTKYLRVKVDDPAKFSARVP, from the coding sequence ATGCCCGGCGAGGacatcgccatcgtcgcgcgggtctcgtCTGGGAAACCCCTCGACGTATCGGACCTCCCCGAGGACCTTCCTAGGCTCGAGGTGGCGCATGAAGACGCGCACTTCGCCGTGGTGGTCAAACCCGAGGGCGTGAACACCGTCGgggacgcccgcggcgggtggaccgCCGAGCGCATGCTCCCATATTTTTTAGCCCCGACaatcggcgtcgagggcgcgctggTTCGTCCCAGGCCCGTGCACAGGCTCGACGCCCTTACGAGcgggctcctcgtcgtcgccaagacgaggctcgcggcgacgtcgctgtcggaggcgttcgcgtcgaggagggtgACGAAGAGGTATCGCGCCGTGCTGTGCGGAACGCCGGCGGAGCCCGAAGTACTcgttgacgatgacgacgatgacgagaaCGACAgagccggagccgcggcgttgaAACTCGGGGTGATCGACGCCCCGATGGAGGGGAAGCAGTGCGTGAGTCACTGGCGGGTGGTGAGGgacgccccggacgcgtcgatgagGCACGGGCGACTCACGCTGGTGGACATGTGGCCGAAGACTGGCCGGACGCACCAGCTTCGCAggcacgcggcgggcgcgctggGCTGTCCGATActgggcgacgcgaggtaTAACCCGAAGCACtcgcccgaggacgacgtcgacggtcTGTTCCTGCGAGCGGTGGAGGTGACgctgccgccgagcgcgacgccgtggaggttCGGGGACgggaacgcggcggacgacggcgataGAACCAAGTACCTTCGCGTGAAGGTGGACGACCCGGCGAAGTTCAGCGCTCGCGTCCCTTAG
- a CDS encoding predicted protein codes for MSALGIVTGAFGAVWSVVATVLRGLFGFLNDFKAAASVAIFGWCVGLFVGTVIVRHWRRAVARSERESARKVAAEAVKSRRKDIPNPLPPDVIETALKHIPRWARDPDWNRAAFLNRVLDALWPHVDTSVCEVVRDSVEPILRDLVPRNIVHWIGFEKLTLGPTPPTIGGVKVLGSSSDDVVLELELQWASGADFVLAAYVFGVRVPVRLSDVQLVAAVRVHFTPLVDELPCLGGLEVSLLGMPDHLDLAAVVPPGVDLMALPAMDVLLPWILRKILGPMFVYPSRMIIPIMDNSGLEPPATGMIKVRVRGGYNMQKRRKDGKATGLVLPGSKLIGFGGERYQVRLYTREQRKVMLMSKSRDEPTWDELHYFLANPESTLHCVLLTMNMRELGRCEIPMRLLCDPSREGKTANLHLPIEDPTPFQEPEPEPPVPPKRATAADIERLNKEYALAMKNHREKLARLRLEQLAKAKLPEPRPNTPTVAIDLEYVPMGSGKSRRTSLAGITSVASPGAKTASGVEEDEEEEEEETVAGNREGRVGILRVTVNRAVNVRKADNAKQPQPVCVAQISGQKFVTAAPVDPTNKPLWDETFLFFNVSDRDAVSLTLCDGGERGEFLGECVVDMRKITRDMELSDMFHLAGVKNNAQIFAQFKFSYLG; via the coding sequence ATGAGTGCGCTGGgcatcgtcaccggcgcgttcggcgcggtatggtccgtcgtcgccaccgtcctCCGGGGGCTGTTCGGCTTCCTGAACGACttcaaggcggcggccagcgTGGCGATCTTCGGCTGGTGCGTGGGGCTCTTCGTCGGTACCGTGATCGTCAGGCACTGGCGACGGGCCGTGGCGAGGTCGGAACGAGAGTCCGCGCGTAAAGTCGCGGCGGAAGCGGTCAAATCACGCCGTAAGGACATCCCGAACCCGCTGCCCCCCGACGTCATCGAGACCGCGCTCAAGCACATCCCCCGGTGGGCTCGCGATCCCGATTGGAACCGAGCGGCGTTCCTCAATcgcgtgctcgacgcgctctgGCCGCACGTCGACACGTCGGTCTGCGAGGTTGTTCGCGACAGCGTGGAGCCCATCCTGCGTGATCTCGTCCCGAGGAATATAGTGCACTGGATAGGCTTCGAGAAGCTCACGCTTGGTCCCACCCCGCCCAccatcggcggcgtgaaGGTGCTCGGCAGCagctccgacgacgtcgtcctcgagctggAGCTGCAGtgggcgtcgggcgccgacttcgtgctcgcggcgtacgTCTTCGGCGTGCGGGTGCCGGTTCGACTCAGCGACGTGCaactcgtcgcggcggttcgcgtccATTTCAccccgctcgtcgacgagctgccGTGCCTCGGCGGGCTGGAGGTGAGCCTCCTCGGCATGCCGGACcacctcgacctcgccgccgtcgtcccgccGGGCGTCGACCTCATGGCGCTTCCCGCGATGGACGTCCTCCTGCCCTGGATCCTTCGCAAGATCCTCGGCCCGATGTTCGTGTATCCCTCGCGCATGATCATCCCCATCATGGACAACAGCGGTCTGgaaccccccgcgacggggaTGATCAAagttcgcgtccgcggcggctacAACATGCAGAAGCGGCGAAAAGACGGCAAGGCCACCGGGCTGGTGCTGCCCGGGAGTAAGCTGATCGGGTTCGGGGGCGAGCGGTACCAGGTCCGGCTGTACACCCGCGAGCAGCGTAAGGTGATGCTCATGTCCAAGTCGAGGGACGAGCCCACGTGGGACGAGTTGCACTACTTCCTGGCCAATCCCGAGTCCACCCTCCACTGCGTCTTGCTCACCATGAACATGCGCGAGCTCGGTCGGTGCGAGATACCGATGCGGCTCTTGTGCGATCCGAGTCGCGAGGGGAAAACCGCGAACCTGCACCTGCCCATCGAGGACCCAACACCGTTCCaagagcccgagcccgaacCCCCGGTCCCGCCCAAGCgtgccaccgccgcggacatcgagAGGCTGAACAAGGAGTACGCCCTCGCGATGAAAAATCATCGCGAAAAGCTCGCGAGGCTGCggctcgagcagctcgcaAAGGCGAAGCTTCCGGAGCCCAGGCCCAACACCCCGACCGTCGCGATCGACCTCGAGTACGTGCCCATGGGCTCTGGCAAGTCCCGCCGGACGAGCCTCGCCGGGATAACCTCAGTCGCGAGCCCGGGCGCGAAGACTGCCTCGGGCGTAGAAgaagacgaggaggaggaggaggaggagacggtGGCGGGCaaccgcgaggggcgcgtcgggatcCTGCGGGTCACCGTCAACCGCGCGGTGAACGTGCGCAAGGCGGACAACGCCAAGCAGCCGCAACCCGTGTGCGTGGCGCAGATCTCGGGCCAAAAgttcgtcaccgcggcgcccgtggaCCCGACCAACAAGCCGCTGTGGGACGAGACTTTTCTCTTCTTCAACGTGTCGGATCGCGACGCGGTTTCGCTGACGCtctgcgacggcggggagcgcggggaGTTTCTCGGGGAGTGCGTGGTGGACATGCGGAAAATAACGCGGGACATGGAGCTGTCGGACATGTTCCACCTGGCTGGGGTCAAGAACAACGCGCAGATCTTCGCGCAGTTCAAGTTCTCCTACCTGGGGTGA
- a CDS encoding predicted protein, whose amino-acid sequence MSTLAARVPATAASPRGVSPSAVAARGRNVPFAPARPRRSSVVTRALTPEEERRYFVLGVSPGASQEAVKRAYKRMAKMHHPDVNREDPLAPAKFAEINEAYHALCAERGNLSNVGTEEWKEKWSAQLRQMKDVEAGKARVNVRRRRVVRKTVLDETMEKERDRLEDIMRESEAADGDDAWLEDEVPDEVRRAAAAKAVASQLGGLRDRTRRRRQVVPPQKNKFKEPFEDVSPTAHDDEWNHSVQ is encoded by the coding sequence AtgtcgacgctcgccgcgcgcgtgccggcgacggcggcgagtcccCGCGGGgtctcgccgtccgcggttGCCGCGCGAGGAAGAAACGTTcccttcgcgcccgcccgcccgcgtcgatcgtcgGTCGTCACTCGCGCGTTgacccccgaggaggagcgcaggtacttcgtcctcggcgtgtcgcccggcgcgtcccaGGAGGCTGTCAAGCGCGCGTACAAGAGGATGGCCAAGATGCACCACCCCGACGTCAACCGAGAGGACCCTCTGGCGCCCGCGAAATTCGCGGAGATCAACGAGGCCTATCACGCGCTGTGCGCCGAGCGGGGCAACCTGTCGAACGTGGGCACCGAGGAGTGGAAGGAGAAGTGGAGCGCGCAGCTCCGGCAGATGAAGGACGTGGAGGCGGGCAAGGCGAGGGTGAACGTCCGCAGGCGTCGAGTCGTGCGGAAGACCGTGCTGGACGAGACGatggagaaggagcgcgatCGGCTGGAGGATATCATGCGGgagagcgaggcggcggacggcgacgacgcgtggctcgaggacgaggtccCGGACGAGGTCaggcgagccgccgcggccaaggcggtggcgtcgcagCTCGGCGGGTTGCGggatcggacgcggcggcggcggcaggtgGTCCCGCCGCAGAAGAACAAGTTCAAGGAGCCGTTCGAGGACGTGTCGCCGaccgcgcacgacgacgagtggaACCACTCGGTGCAGTGA
- a CDS encoding predicted protein, translated as MFWPSSSSNSRATFRCVCRSRPYRRTSPVAPRPILFLFSGTPRSAFDLSRTHRTRRPKKNAPVGSKGAALKQHIDATLGSGNLREAVLLPPGEDLNEWLAVNTVDFYNAISMLYATLAEYCTDGSCPTMCAGPKYEYRWADGVKVKKPIACTAPQYVDYLLSWVESQVDDEALFPQAQGADFPSNFPDVVRKIFTRLFRVYAHIYHSHFPQICTLGAEAHLNTLFKHFIYFTSAFGLVRREELAPLGELVDGILGVVPSHVKINNNVGGGGGGGGGAGGGSAV; from the coding sequence ATGTTCTGGCCGAGCTCATCGTCGAATTCTCGCGCCACCTTCCGGTGCGTTTGTCGTTCTCGACCCTACCGGCGAACTTcgcccgtcgctccccgCCCGATTTTATTCCTCTTTTCTGGCACCCCCCGCTCCGCGTTTGACCTTTCACGCACCCATCGGACGCGCAGGCCGAAGAAGAATGCGCCGGTCGGTTccaagggcgccgcgctcaagcaGCACATCGACGCCACCCTGGGTAGCGGGAACCTGCGAGAGGCGGTGCTCCTACCCCCCGGCGAGGATCTCAACGAGTGGCTCGCGGTGAACACCGTGGACTTTTACAACGCGATATCGATGCTCTACGCCACGTTGGCCGAGTACTGCACCGATGGATCGTGCCCGACGATGTGCGCGGGGCCCAAGTACGAGTACAGGTGGGCGGACGGCGTCAAGGTGAAGAAACCCAtcgcgtgcaccgcgccgcAGTACGTGGATTACCTGCTCTCGTGGGTGGAGTCGCAGGTGGATGACGAGGCGCTCTTCCCGCAGGCGCAGGGCGCGGACTTCCCTTCGAACTTTCCGGACGTGGTGAGGAAGATATTCACCAGACTGTTCAGGGTCTACGCGCACATATACCACTCGCACTTCCCGCAGATCTGCACGCtcggggcggaggcgcaccTCAACACCCTGTTCAAGCACTTCATCTACTTCACATCCGCGTTTGGGCTggtgcggcgcgaggagctcgcgccgctcggggaGCTCGTGGACGGCATCCTCGGGGTGGTGCCGTCTCACGTGAAGATAAACAACAACGTGGGTGGCgggggtggtggcggcggcggtgcgggtggTGGTTCGGCGGTTTGA